In a single window of the Bradyrhizobium erythrophlei genome:
- a CDS encoding YeiH family protein yields the protein MPAPKKPAATDKGWRAVIARIGGLMPGIGLSVVITAVSVGVQYLEERVFSHPYLEALVIAILLGMAIRTAWEPNSRWRPGIAFSAKQLLETAVVLLGATISYSAIAASGLSLIAAIVGTVAVILAASYGIGRLLGLPVRLSILVACGNSVCGNSAIAAIAPVIGADGDDIVSSISFTAVLGVVMVLGLPLLVPLLALSPTQYGILAGLTVYAVPQVLAATVPVGLISTQIGTLVKLVRVLTLGPIVLCFSLFGRGLRKDAEGSVASKRFKPLQLIPWFIIGFLVLAGLRSFGILPESAAAPILRVASLLTVVSMAALGLGVDIGVLRRVGGKVTAAVTLSLFLLLLISLGIVHLFS from the coding sequence ATGCCTGCCCCAAAGAAGCCTGCTGCAACGGACAAGGGCTGGCGCGCCGTCATTGCCCGCATCGGTGGTCTGATGCCCGGCATTGGCCTGAGCGTCGTCATCACCGCGGTTTCGGTGGGTGTTCAGTACCTGGAAGAGCGTGTTTTCAGCCATCCTTATCTGGAAGCCCTGGTCATCGCGATTCTGCTCGGGATGGCCATTCGAACCGCGTGGGAGCCGAATTCGCGCTGGCGCCCCGGTATCGCCTTCAGCGCCAAACAATTGCTCGAAACCGCCGTGGTGCTGCTCGGCGCAACCATCAGCTACTCGGCGATAGCTGCTTCAGGCCTGTCACTGATCGCCGCGATCGTTGGGACCGTCGCCGTTATTCTGGCGGCCAGTTACGGCATCGGCAGATTGCTCGGGCTGCCGGTCCGGCTGTCTATTCTGGTGGCATGCGGCAATTCGGTTTGCGGCAATTCGGCGATTGCGGCGATCGCGCCGGTGATCGGGGCTGACGGCGACGACATCGTGTCCTCGATATCGTTCACGGCTGTCCTCGGCGTGGTGATGGTGCTCGGTCTGCCGCTTTTGGTTCCCTTGCTGGCGCTCTCGCCGACCCAGTACGGTATTCTTGCCGGTCTGACGGTGTACGCAGTTCCGCAGGTCCTCGCAGCGACTGTACCGGTCGGCCTCATCAGTACCCAGATCGGGACCTTGGTTAAATTGGTGCGTGTTCTCACCCTTGGGCCTATCGTGCTCTGCTTCTCCCTTTTCGGGCGAGGGCTTCGGAAAGATGCAGAAGGATCGGTTGCGTCGAAGCGCTTCAAGCCACTTCAATTGATCCCCTGGTTCATTATCGGTTTCCTGGTTCTGGCGGGGCTTCGCTCGTTTGGAATATTGCCCGAATCCGCTGCGGCGCCGATCCTGAGGGTGGCCTCTCTGCTGACGGTCGTTTCGATGGCGGCGCTCGGGCTGGGTGTCGATATCGGCGTTCTCAGACGCGTCGGAGGCAAGGTTACGGCCGCCGTAACGCTTTCCCTCTTTTTGTTGTTACTCATCAGCCTGGGTA
- a CDS encoding LysR family transcriptional regulator, giving the protein MPLNLHLLRMFTTVVRTGSFSRAADALHISQPAISKGVRDFELQIGCRLLDRIPKGVRPTREGLALMRHAEALFATERQAEEEMRSLRGLEEGSLRIGASTTIASYMIAEYLGIFHNAYPNIDLHIISANTSEIADLTIGHEVDIALVEGPIRDENLIAEPWQTDVMELIVGSHHPFAASKTPIAASALASETLIVREPGSGSREIVTRALADHGIEPRRTLEIGSTEAIKQAVAVGLGVSIVSRAAVSDQVAQGRLKIISVRNVAIKRQLWQLKIPGRLDAPAAVVFEQILNEVPRRLSVAGTLS; this is encoded by the coding sequence ATGCCTCTGAACCTTCATTTGCTGCGCATGTTCACGACGGTGGTTCGAACCGGCAGTTTTTCGCGCGCGGCGGATGCTCTCCATATCAGCCAGCCGGCGATTTCGAAGGGGGTCAGGGACTTTGAGCTCCAGATCGGCTGCCGACTGCTGGACCGCATCCCAAAGGGCGTGCGTCCGACCCGCGAAGGCCTGGCCCTGATGCGCCATGCGGAAGCCCTGTTCGCGACTGAGCGCCAGGCCGAGGAAGAAATGCGCTCGCTTCGCGGGCTGGAGGAGGGCTCGCTGCGCATCGGCGCCAGTACCACGATCGCTTCCTACATGATCGCCGAATATCTCGGCATCTTTCACAACGCCTATCCCAACATCGATCTTCACATCATCAGCGCAAATACGAGCGAAATCGCCGACCTGACGATCGGACACGAGGTCGATATCGCACTGGTGGAAGGGCCGATCAGGGACGAAAACCTGATAGCGGAGCCGTGGCAAACCGACGTCATGGAACTGATCGTCGGCTCGCACCACCCGTTTGCCGCCTCGAAGACACCGATTGCCGCCTCGGCCCTCGCATCCGAAACGCTGATTGTGCGCGAACCCGGATCGGGCTCGCGGGAGATCGTGACGAGAGCGCTGGCGGATCATGGCATAGAACCGCGCCGGACACTGGAAATCGGCAGTACCGAGGCGATCAAACAGGCCGTTGCGGTGGGTCTTGGTGTCTCAATAGTCTCAAGGGCTGCTGTCAGCGATCAGGTCGCGCAGGGCCGATTGAAAATCATTTCTGTCCGGAACGTAGCCATCAAGCGGCAGTTGTGGCAGCTGAAGATACCGGGCCGGCTGGATGCGCCCGCCGCGGTCGTTTTCGAGCAAATCCTCAACGAGGTGCCCAGGCGCTTGTCTGTCGCCGGCACCTTATCCTAG
- a CDS encoding sulfite:cytochrome C oxidoreductase subunit B gives MTMKRSTPVVVASLVAMTIAGYGLVAASAKPVSYTLPEETAAFKPGPNLEAAQNNCTACHSADYIKTQPEGPKYKKDFWQAEVTKMIKLYGAPIDEADVPRIVDYLASTY, from the coding sequence ATGACGATGAAGCGATCGACCCCCGTCGTTGTTGCGAGCCTCGTCGCGATGACCATCGCCGGCTACGGTCTTGTCGCGGCCAGCGCCAAGCCGGTTTCCTACACGCTTCCCGAAGAAACCGCGGCGTTCAAACCGGGTCCTAACCTTGAAGCCGCCCAGAACAATTGCACGGCATGTCACTCGGCCGACTACATCAAGACCCAGCCCGAGGGTCCGAAGTACAAGAAGGACTTCTGGCAGGCCGAGGTGACCAAAATGATCAAGCTCTATGGTGCGCCGATCGACGAGGCCGATGTGCCCAGGATCGTCGATTACCTCGCCTCGACTTATTGA
- a CDS encoding molybdopterin-dependent oxidoreductase, whose amino-acid sequence MMNRRTVLQGGAALLAGSGAVGGSSFASFAADKVTLPFENGERPTVKYPQKRPMIGLTSRPPQLETPFAVFNENVITPNDAFFVRYHLADVPLDIDPDKFSVEIKGKVDKPVKLSLADIRKMPAVELVAVNQCSGNSRGFFTPRVAGGQLGNGAMGNARWKGVPLKAVLDQAGVQASAKQVVFGGMDGPVSDRTPDFAKALDIDHARDGEVMLAYSMNGQDLPFLNGFPLRLIVPGYYGTYWVKHLNEINVVDSVFDGFWMKTAYRIPDNDCNCVEPGTAPKATIPINRLTVRSFITNVADGASLKAGGTTLKGIAFDSGNGIRDVAVSTDGGKTWESARLGKELSKYSFREWSLPVKLPAGAHELKVRATSNDGKTQPMEALWNPAGYLRNVVETVRVTAA is encoded by the coding sequence ATGATGAACAGAAGAACAGTCCTGCAGGGTGGAGCAGCCTTGCTCGCGGGAAGCGGCGCGGTCGGCGGATCTTCGTTTGCCAGCTTCGCGGCGGATAAGGTGACGTTGCCGTTCGAAAACGGGGAGCGGCCCACCGTCAAATACCCGCAGAAGCGTCCGATGATCGGATTGACCAGCCGGCCGCCGCAGCTGGAAACGCCGTTCGCGGTGTTCAATGAGAACGTTATCACGCCGAACGATGCATTCTTCGTGCGGTACCATTTGGCCGACGTGCCGCTCGACATCGACCCCGACAAGTTCTCGGTGGAGATCAAGGGGAAAGTGGACAAACCGGTAAAGTTGTCGCTTGCCGACATCAGGAAGATGCCGGCGGTAGAACTCGTGGCCGTCAATCAATGCTCCGGTAACAGCCGCGGATTTTTCACGCCTCGGGTTGCGGGAGGCCAGCTTGGCAACGGCGCCATGGGCAATGCGCGATGGAAGGGCGTTCCGCTGAAGGCGGTGCTGGACCAGGCCGGCGTTCAGGCAAGCGCCAAGCAGGTGGTGTTTGGCGGCATGGACGGTCCTGTCAGTGACAGGACCCCGGATTTCGCCAAGGCCCTCGACATCGATCATGCGCGCGATGGCGAGGTGATGCTGGCCTATTCCATGAACGGTCAGGACTTGCCGTTCCTCAATGGATTTCCGCTGCGGCTGATCGTGCCCGGCTATTACGGCACCTACTGGGTCAAGCACCTCAACGAGATCAATGTCGTCGACAGCGTGTTTGACGGCTTCTGGATGAAGACGGCGTATCGAATTCCGGACAATGACTGCAATTGCGTCGAGCCCGGCACTGCGCCGAAGGCAACGATCCCGATCAACCGGCTGACCGTCCGGTCCTTCATCACCAATGTCGCCGACGGCGCCAGCCTGAAAGCGGGCGGGACCACCTTGAAAGGCATCGCGTTCGATAGCGGCAACGGCATCAGGGATGTTGCGGTCTCAACCGATGGCGGGAAAACGTGGGAGTCGGCGCGCCTCGGCAAGGAGCTCAGCAAGTATTCGTTCCGCGAATGGAGTTTGCCGGTGAAACTTCCCGCAGGCGCGCACGAGTTGAAGGTGCGTGCGACCAGCAACGACGGCAAGACTCAGCCGATGGAAGCACTGTGGAATCCGGCAGGGTATTTGCGCAACGTGGTCGAAACCGTCCGCGTCACGGCGGCTTGA
- the sucD gene encoding succinate--CoA ligase subunit alpha — translation MIYRRGQKVLVQGITGKQGSFWAAKMMECGTDVVAGVNPKRAGDSHLGVPIFRSAVEAAKHTPCDISVIFIPPTMAKDAIIDAIDAGVGTIVTLTEHIPSHDVLEIFARARGSKSRIVGPNTAGIVTPGEGFVGIMPGHNPNIFMPGDIGVISRSGSLGTLMCLNLTRAGLGQSAFVGIGGDPIIGTTTRDALEALDRDQRTKAVVLVGEIGGAMEEEAAEYARGMKKPVVSFIAGRSSPPDKKMGHAGAIVTGGRGGYASKRAALEKAGVRVADTPAEITAFLSQARVA, via the coding sequence ATGATCTATCGACGTGGTCAAAAAGTTCTTGTTCAGGGAATCACCGGGAAGCAAGGCTCGTTTTGGGCAGCCAAAATGATGGAATGCGGCACCGATGTCGTCGCCGGGGTCAATCCCAAGCGCGCCGGCGATTCGCATCTCGGCGTGCCGATTTTTCGTTCCGCCGTCGAGGCGGCCAAACACACGCCTTGCGACATTTCAGTGATCTTCATCCCGCCGACGATGGCGAAGGATGCCATCATCGACGCCATCGATGCAGGTGTCGGCACGATCGTCACGCTGACGGAGCACATTCCGAGCCACGACGTGCTGGAGATATTTGCCCGCGCCCGCGGATCGAAGAGCAGGATCGTCGGTCCCAACACGGCCGGCATCGTGACGCCGGGCGAAGGGTTTGTCGGAATCATGCCGGGTCACAATCCCAACATTTTCATGCCCGGCGACATCGGCGTGATTTCGCGCAGCGGCAGTCTGGGAACCCTGATGTGCCTCAATCTCACGCGCGCGGGCCTTGGCCAATCGGCCTTTGTCGGCATCGGCGGTGATCCGATTATCGGAACCACAACGCGTGACGCGCTCGAGGCGCTCGATCGGGACCAGCGTACAAAAGCCGTTGTTCTGGTCGGCGAGATCGGCGGGGCGATGGAAGAAGAGGCGGCGGAATATGCCCGCGGGATGAAGAAACCCGTGGTCTCCTTCATCGCCGGACGTTCGTCTCCGCCGGACAAGAAGATGGGCCATGCAGGCGCGATCGTGACCGGCGGCCGTGGCGGATATGCTTCGAAGCGGGCCGCGCTGGAAAAAGCAGGCGTCAGGGTTGCCGATACACCGGCCGAGATCACCGCGTTTCTTTCGCAAGCGCGCGTCGCCTGA
- a CDS encoding succinate--CoA ligase subunit beta, which produces MNLEEYAAKQGVLMPAGVPIPRGVVCKTPEETSEAVAKIGPSVVKAQVPTGKRGKSGGIKMADSPEQGAAAARAILGMTIGGSRVERVLVEERCPIDRELYAAVLIDVSSRSPLVLFSTEGGMDIEEVAEQKPDAIRRHVVDVKHGFDASDASALLKGLDLGPAAAAVGDVLVKLYRAFCDQDAELVEINPLAILRDGRVVALDCKFVLDDASTLRQPELVKVASPPKMTALEERGASHGLRFIQLDGNVGVLANGAGLTMTTMDVIDHFGGKPANFLEIGGEAYTKAEVALDLVLSNPGVKSLVVNFCGAFARTDVMAEGVVLAWESLKPKIPAFFSIHGTGEDEAVKLVRERLGIEPYDFMEDAVKAAVEAAK; this is translated from the coding sequence ATGAATCTCGAAGAATACGCCGCCAAGCAAGGCGTCCTGATGCCGGCCGGCGTGCCGATACCCCGTGGTGTTGTCTGCAAGACCCCGGAAGAAACATCCGAGGCGGTGGCAAAGATCGGGCCGTCCGTTGTCAAGGCCCAGGTGCCGACCGGCAAACGCGGCAAGTCCGGCGGCATCAAGATGGCTGATAGTCCCGAGCAAGGTGCCGCGGCCGCGCGCGCCATACTGGGCATGACGATTGGCGGCAGCCGGGTCGAGCGCGTCCTCGTCGAGGAGCGCTGCCCGATCGATCGCGAGTTATACGCTGCCGTACTGATCGACGTGAGCAGCCGGAGCCCGCTCGTTCTGTTCTCGACGGAAGGCGGAATGGACATCGAGGAGGTAGCCGAACAAAAACCTGATGCGATCAGGCGGCATGTCGTCGATGTCAAACATGGCTTCGACGCGTCGGATGCATCGGCGCTTCTCAAGGGGTTGGATCTTGGGCCGGCCGCCGCCGCCGTTGGCGATGTGCTGGTCAAGCTCTATCGCGCCTTTTGCGATCAGGACGCTGAGCTTGTGGAGATCAACCCGCTTGCAATTCTGCGCGACGGCAGGGTCGTCGCCCTGGATTGCAAATTTGTTCTGGACGATGCTTCGACGTTGCGGCAGCCAGAGCTCGTCAAGGTCGCTTCTCCTCCCAAAATGACAGCCTTGGAAGAACGCGGCGCATCGCATGGGCTGCGATTTATCCAGCTCGATGGAAATGTCGGCGTGCTGGCCAATGGCGCCGGCCTGACGATGACGACGATGGATGTAATCGATCATTTCGGAGGCAAGCCGGCCAACTTTCTCGAGATCGGCGGAGAGGCCTACACCAAGGCCGAGGTAGCACTGGATCTGGTGCTGTCAAATCCGGGCGTCAAAAGCCTGGTCGTCAATTTCTGCGGCGCTTTCGCGCGGACCGATGTCATGGCCGAGGGCGTGGTTCTGGCCTGGGAGAGTCTCAAGCCGAAGATCCCGGCCTTCTTTTCCATTCACGGTACCGGCGAAGACGAGGCCGTGAAACTTGTCCGCGAACGGCTCGGCATCGAACCCTACGATTTCATGGAAGACGCCGTTAAGGCGGCCGTTGAGGCAGCAAAATGA